From Salmo salar chromosome ssa04, Ssal_v3.1, whole genome shotgun sequence, one genomic window encodes:
- the LOC106602682 gene encoding probable G-protein coupled receptor 83 yields MRSRKSGDWKSQSPADMRGACLWLSLTYLAASPDGLGTREYNNSTVIGGVLFLDAEGLLNLSDPHTSNRTNVFSLDLDEGTLADWRSMAGKKRYGGESQNGTVKSLLVVAYSFIIVISLFGNTLVCHVVIKNKRMHSATSLFIINLAVADILITLLNMPFTLVRFVNSSWGFGKGMCHISRFVQYCSLHVSTLTLTAIALDRRQVILHPLRPRMSPTRGVVCVILIWVMASCFSLPHAIYQKLLTFVYSKEKVRSLCVPDFPEPSDVYWQCIDLLTFILLYVLPLLIITAAYSTVARRLWRRNAIGDTTTAQFAVQRRKRRRTLAMLLAVVGVFAVCWFPLNCYVVLLSSQAIQSSNALYFCFHWLAMSSTCYNPFIYCCLNPAFRKELRLLLGMCQRRGRGGVGPVLVAPPSCAPCHRAAWPESRTGSRPSHASSHPSHASSRPSHSSSFHQPPKDRHVLFSARHASKTDILSVEPIVAVS; encoded by the exons ATGCGCTCGAGGAAGTCCggtgattggaagtcccaatcacccgCAGACATGCGAGGTGCGTGTCTGTGGCTGTCCCTCACCTATTTGGCCGCCAGCCCGGACGGGTTGGGGACCCGGGAATACAACAACTCAACCGTTATCGGCGGGGTTCTATTTCTGGATGCAGAAGGGCTGTTGAACCTGTCAGACCCGCACACGTCCAACCGGACAAATGTCTTCTCGCTGGACCTGGATGAGGGCACGCTCGCGGACTGGCGCTCCATGGCGGGTAAAAAGCGCTACGGGGGAGAGTCCCAGAACGGGACCGTGAAATCCCTACTGGTCGTGGCTTACTCTTTCATCATCGTCATCTCGCTGTTCGGAAACACGCTGGTGTGCCATGTGGTGATCAAGAACAAGCGGATGCACTCCGCCACGAGCCTGTTCATCATTAACCTTGCGGTGGCAGACATTCTCATCACGCTGCTCAACATGCCCTTTACTTTG GTTCGCTTTGTGAACAGCAGCTGGGGGTTCGGGAAGGGTATGTGCCACATCAGCCGGTTCGTCCAGTACTGCTCCCTGCACGTATCCACACTCACTCTCACGGCAATCGCGCTGGACAGACGCCAG gtcattCTCCACCCTCTGAGGCCCCGCATGTCCCCGACTCGTGGCGTTGTGTGTGTGATTCTCATCTGGGTCATGGCCAGCTGCTTCTCCTTGCCTCATGCTATCTACCAGAAGCTCCTAACCTTCgtgtacag tAAGGAGAAGGTGCGCAGCCTTTGTGTCCCTGACTTCCCTGAGCCCTCTGACGTCTACTGGCAGTGCATCGACCTCCTCACCTTCATCCTCCTCTACGTCCTACCCCTCCTCATCATCACCGCCGCCTACTCAACCGTGGCACGCCGCCTGTGGCGCCGTAACGCTATCGGGGACACCACCACTGCACAGTTCGCTGTGCAGCGGCGGAAGCGTCGGCGCACCCTGGCTATGTTGTTGGCGGTTGTTGGGGTGTTCGCGGTATGCTGGTTCCCTCTGAACTGCTACGTGGTGCTTCTCTCCAGCCAGGCCATTCAGTCATCCAATGCCTTGTATTTCTGTTTTCATTGGCTGGCGATGAGCTCGACGTGTTACAATCCCTTCATCTACTGTTGTCTGAACCCCGCCTTCCGCAAGGAGCTAAGGCTGCTATTGGGCATGTGCCAGAGGAGGGGGCGTGGAGGGGTGGGGCCGGTGCTGGTGGCTCCGCCCTCCTGCGCACCCTGCCACAGAGCCGCCTGGCCAGAGAGCCGCACCGGTTCTCGGCCGAGTCATGCCTCTTCACACCCGAGCCACGCCTCTTCTCGACCAAGCCACTCCTCATCCTTTCACCAGCCTCCTAAAGACAGGCATGTCCTTTTCTCCGCTAGACATGCCAGTAAAACAGACATCCTATCAGTGGAGCCTATAGTAGCTGTCAGTTAA